In Panicum virgatum strain AP13 chromosome 4N, P.virgatum_v5, whole genome shotgun sequence, a single window of DNA contains:
- the LOC120670155 gene encoding protein DJ-1 homolog A-like, whose protein sequence is MATRPLASALPLSKTPGAPSSGSHHSPPALVRRLQTLARALASSPPQAMASAPAPKKVLVPIANGTEPMEAVITIDVLRRAGADVAVASVEPGSATVAAAWGVKLAADALLADIADAEFDLISLPGGMPGASTFRDCKLLENVVRKHVEKGKLYAAICAAPAVALGTWGLLNGLKATCYPSFMDKLPSEVHAAESRVQIDGKCVTSRGPGTAMEYSVVLVEQLYGKEKAEEVAGLMVMRPQHGVEFSMKELNSTSWNVGETPNILVPIANGTEEMEAAMIIDILRRAKANVVVASLEDKLEVVASRKVKMVADVLLDDALKKQFDLILLPGGLGGAEAYAKSDKLIGLIKKQAEANKLYGAICASPAITLEPHGLLKGKKATSYPAMWNKLADQSECKNRVVVDSNLITSQGPGTSMEFSLAIVEKLFGRERALELAKTMVFV, encoded by the exons ATGGCCACACGGCCCCTCGCCTCCGCGCTCCCCCTCTCCAAAACCCCAGGCGccccctcctccggctcccACCACTCCCCACCTGCGCTCGTCCGccgcctccaaaccctagcccgcgcgCTCGCGTCCTCGCCCCCCCAGGCCATGGCGTCGGCCCCGGCCCCAAAGAAG GTGCTGGTCCCCATCGCGAACGGGACGGAGCCGATGGAAGCGGTCATCACCATCGACGTGCTCCGGCGCGCGGGTGCCGACGTCGCCGTCGCATCCGTCGAGCCGGGCTCCGCCACCGtcgcggcggcgtggggcgtcaagctcgccgccgacgcgctcCTCGCCGACATCGCCGACGCCGAATTCGACCTCATCTCTCTCCCC GGGGGGATGCCTGGGGCCTCCACTTTTAGAGACTGCAAACTTTTGGAGAATGTGGTTAGAAAACATGTAGAGAAGGGCAAGCTTTATGCTGCGATATGTGCTGCACCAGCTGTGGCTCTAGGAACATGGGGTTTGCTTAATGGCTTAAAG GCAACATGTTATCCTTCATTCATGGATAAACTTCCTTCAGAGGTGCATGCTGCGGAATCAAGGGTGCAGATTGATGGGAAGTGTGTTACCAGCCGCGGGCCAGGAACAGCCATGGAGTATTCTGTTGTTTTGGTTGAGCAACTATATGGGAAGGAAAAGGCTGAAGAAGTTGCTGGGCTGATG GTTATGCGCCCTCAGCATGGTGTGGAATTCTCTATGAAAGAGCTGAATTCAACTAGTTGGAATGTTGGTGAAACACCTAAT ATTCTTGTACCAATTGCTAATGGGACAGAGGAGATGGAGGCAGCTATGATCATTGACATTCTGCGCAGGGCGAAAGCAAATGTTGTAGTCGCTTCATTGGAAGACAAGTTGGAGGTTGTTGCATCCCGGAAAGTGAAGATGGTTGCTGATGTGCTGTTGGATGATGCTCTTAAGAAGCAATTTGATCTAATTCTGCTTCCT GGTGGTCTTGGTGGTGCTGAAGCTTATGCAAAATCTGATAAACTGATCGGTCTGATCAAGAAGCAAGCTGAGGCAAACAAATTGTATGGTGCCATATGTGCCTCTCCTGCAATCACACTTGAACCACATGGCCTTCTAAAG GGAAAGAAGGCTACATCTTATCCTGCTATGTGGAACAAACTTGCGGACCAAAGCGAATGCAAGAACAGAGTTGTTGTCGACAGCAACCTGATCACAAGCCAAGGTCCAGGCACTTCTATGGAATTCTCGCTTGCCATAGTGGAGAAACTCTTTGGCCGGGAGAGGGCCCTCGAGCTTGCCAAAACCATGGTTTTCGTTTGA